A genomic stretch from Candidatus Nealsonbacteria bacterium CG07_land_8_20_14_0_80_39_13 includes:
- a CDS encoding isoleucine--tRNA ligase — translation MEDFSKKEKETIKFWKENEIFEKSSRKKARAQSFVFYEGPPTANAAPGLHHALARVFKDIIPRYKTMRGFNVARKAGWDTHGLPVELQIEKKLGLKNKKDIETYGIAKFNEECRKSVWEYKAIFEEMTERIGYWVDMKHPYITYENNYIESLWWIIKEIYSKGLLFQRKKVVPYCPRCGTTLSSHEVAQGYKKVKEPAIFVKFRIKNPEFNSSFLLVWTTTPWTIPGNVAIAVNPNFSYAKVKTGDNEYLILSENRIEACGVKGEVIEKIKGKDLVGLRYEAPYPPEESISAEAFRVVPADFVSLEDGTGLVHIAPAFGEDDMESGLKNNLPVLLNVNREGEFNLNVKKWAGLFVKDADPLIIEDLEKQGILFKKELYEHEYPFCWRCKSPLLYYAKESWFIEATKVKEKMMESNQRINWFPSHLRNGRFGEWLKEVKDWALSRERYWGTPLPVWKCKSCNNLMVVGSKEDLLNQGKANNNYFIIRHGEALGNVNKIASNWPEKFENPLTEKGREQVLKAVKKLKNKKIDLIFCSDILRTMQTAEIISKELGVKIKTEKSLREIDNGILNGEKIENVGRFWDPEKKLAPMDYYLTRFDKAVPKGENYFEVMKRMYGFMEKIEAKYKGKNILMVGHQAPFSLLEGVLNCFAPGQIVKNIFLGKKEIKIGEVREMAFKDIPLNRNGEVDFHRPFIDEIKLHCERCGGEAERFPDVLDCWFDSGAMPYAQHHYPFENKGLMDSQFPADYISEAIDQTRGWFYTLHVLSNILRGDLAYKNVVCLGHILDEKGEKMSKSKGNIVLPDEIIEKYGADAIRWWFFTVNQPGESKVFSEKDIAGCLRKFIMTFWNCYVFYNTYAKKSVSGNQRLNQRKSVDILDKWILSRLNGLILETTTLLDNYDITKAARTIEDFIVNDLSLWYIRRSRKKFQKPKTEKDLETASKFLGYILLVLSKITAPFIPFLSEEIYQEISGLKFPAFAKASAGKQISESVHLEDWPKADKKKIDKELEKNMAEIRGTIVLALAERAKAGIKVRQPLRKLKIQSSKFKIDKKMAKELLELLKDEINVKEIVFDAELKQAIELDTEITPELKEEGTIREIIRNIQDMRKEAGLKSVDIVSVEFLAKSELGKLLEKNKEAVLRDAKIKGLEERKTAKAGLILEKEIMIDGEVLWLALKQQ, via the coding sequence ATGGAAGATTTTTCTAAAAAAGAAAAAGAAACAATAAAATTTTGGAAAGAGAACGAAATCTTTGAGAAAAGCTCAAGGAAAAAGGCAAGAGCCCAAAGCTTTGTTTTCTATGAAGGCCCTCCTACAGCTAATGCCGCTCCCGGGCTTCATCACGCCTTAGCCAGAGTTTTTAAAGATATTATTCCCCGCTATAAGACAATGAGGGGTTTTAATGTCGCCAGAAAAGCCGGCTGGGATACTCACGGTTTGCCGGTAGAACTTCAAATTGAAAAGAAGCTTGGCCTGAAAAACAAGAAAGATATTGAAACTTACGGGATAGCTAAATTTAATGAAGAATGCCGAAAATCAGTTTGGGAATATAAGGCGATTTTTGAGGAAATGACGGAGAGAATAGGTTATTGGGTGGATATGAAACATCCTTACATTACTTATGAAAATAATTACATTGAGAGCCTGTGGTGGATTATAAAAGAAATTTACAGTAAAGGGCTTCTTTTCCAGAGAAAGAAAGTTGTCCCTTATTGTCCGAGGTGTGGTACTACTCTTTCTTCGCACGAAGTGGCTCAAGGTTATAAAAAAGTGAAAGAGCCGGCTATTTTCGTTAAGTTCAGGATAAAAAATCCGGAATTTAATTCTTCTTTTCTGCTCGTCTGGACAACAACGCCATGGACCATTCCCGGCAATGTGGCCATAGCGGTTAATCCAAATTTTTCTTATGCGAAAGTCAAAACCGGGGACAATGAATATCTGATACTGTCTGAAAATAGAATTGAGGCCTGCGGAGTCAAAGGAGAGGTTATTGAAAAAATTAAAGGAAAAGATTTAGTCGGCTTAAGATATGAGGCTCCTTACCCGCCTGAAGAATCTATTTCTGCAGAAGCTTTCAGGGTTGTGCCGGCTGATTTTGTTTCTTTGGAGGATGGAACCGGCTTAGTTCACATAGCTCCGGCTTTTGGCGAAGATGATATGGAGTCCGGATTAAAAAATAATTTACCGGTTCTTCTTAATGTGAACAGGGAGGGAGAGTTTAATCTCAATGTGAAGAAATGGGCCGGACTTTTTGTGAAAGACGCTGATCCTCTAATAATTGAGGATTTGGAAAAACAAGGAATTCTTTTTAAAAAAGAATTGTATGAGCACGAATATCCCTTCTGCTGGAGATGTAAGTCGCCTTTGCTTTATTACGCCAAGGAGTCGTGGTTTATTGAGGCGACGAAGGTTAAGGAAAAAATGATGGAATCTAACCAGCGGATAAACTGGTTTCCTTCTCATTTAAGAAACGGAAGATTTGGGGAATGGCTTAAGGAAGTTAAGGATTGGGCATTGTCCCGCGAGAGATATTGGGGCACGCCTTTGCCTGTTTGGAAATGCAAGAGCTGTAATAATTTGATGGTGGTCGGTTCAAAAGAAGATTTGCTTAATCAGGGAAAAGCCAATAATAATTATTTTATTATCAGGCACGGCGAAGCTTTGGGTAATGTGAATAAAATCGCCTCTAATTGGCCGGAAAAATTTGAAAATCCCCTAACTGAAAAGGGCAGAGAGCAAGTCTTGAAAGCGGTTAAGAAACTGAAGAACAAAAAAATAGATTTGATTTTTTGTTCTGATATTTTAAGGACAATGCAGACAGCGGAAATTATTTCCAAGGAGTTGGGCGTTAAGATTAAAACCGAAAAATCTCTCAGGGAAATTGACAACGGCATTTTGAACGGGGAAAAAATAGAAAATGTCGGTAGATTTTGGGACCCTGAAAAGAAACTTGCTCCCATGGACTATTATCTGACAAGATTTGATAAAGCAGTCCCGAAAGGGGAGAATTATTTTGAGGTGATGAAAAGGATGTATGGTTTTATGGAAAAAATAGAAGCCAAATACAAGGGCAAGAATATTTTAATGGTCGGACATCAGGCGCCTTTCTCTTTATTAGAGGGAGTTCTCAATTGCTTTGCTCCCGGACAGATTGTAAAAAATATATTTTTAGGGAAGAAAGAAATCAAAATTGGCGAAGTCAGGGAAATGGCGTTTAAAGATATTCCCTTAAATCGGAACGGCGAAGTTGATTTTCATCGGCCGTTTATTGATGAAATAAAATTACATTGCGAAAGATGCGGCGGAGAAGCGGAGAGATTCCCGGATGTTTTGGATTGCTGGTTTGATTCCGGAGCAATGCCTTACGCCCAGCATCATTATCCCTTTGAAAATAAGGGGCTCATGGATTCGCAATTTCCGGCAGATTATATTTCCGAAGCCATAGACCAGACAAGGGGTTGGTTCTATACCCTTCACGTTCTTTCTAATATTTTGAGGGGTGATTTGGCTTATAAAAATGTCGTCTGTTTAGGCCATATCTTAGACGAGAAGGGGGAGAAGATGTCCAAGTCAAAGGGGAATATTGTCCTGCCTGATGAAATAATTGAGAAGTATGGAGCTGATGCCATTCGGTGGTGGTTTTTTACCGTCAACCAGCCGGGCGAATCAAAGGTTTTTTCTGAAAAAGATATAGCCGGATGCTTGAGAAAATTCATTATGACCTTTTGGAATTGCTATGTTTTTTATAATACATACGCAAAGAAAAGTGTCAGTGGTAATCAGCGCTTAAATCAGCGCAAATCAGTAGATATCTTGGACAAGTGGATTCTTTCCAGATTGAATGGGCTGATTTTAGAAACAACAACCTTGCTTGATAATTACGATATTACAAAAGCGGCCAGAACGATAGAAGACTTTATCGTTAATGATCTCTCTCTTTGGTACATAAGGAGATCAAGAAAAAAGTTCCAGAAGCCGAAAACTGAAAAGGATCTTGAAACAGCTTCTAAATTCCTCGGTTATATACTGCTTGTTTTGAGTAAGATTACAGCGCCATTCATTCCTTTCTTAAGCGAAGAAATTTATCAAGAAATTTCAGGTTTAAAGTTTCCCGCTTTCGCTAAAGCTTCGGCTGGTAAGCAAATTTCGGAATCTGTCCATTTGGAGGATTGGCCGAAAGCGGACAAGAAAAAGATTGACAAAGAGCTGGAGAAAAATATGGCTGAAATCAGAGGTACCATCGTTTTGGCTTTAGCAGAGAGAGCTAAGGCGGGCATTAAGGTAAGACAGCCATTGAGAAAGTTAAAAATTCAAAGTTCAAAGTTCAAAATTGACAAAAAAATGGCTAAAGAGCTGTTGGAGTTGTTGAAAGATGAGATTAATGTCAAGGAAATAGTTTTTGATGCGGAGCTTAAACAGGCGATAGAGCTTGATACGGAAATTACTCCGGAACTGAAGGAGGAGGGGACTATCAGGGAAATTATCAGGAATATCCAAGACATGAGAAAGGAAGCCGGATTGAAGTCAGTGGATATTGTTTCTGTTGAGTTTTTAGCAAAATCGGAGCTGGGTAAGCTCCTTGAGAAAAATAAGGAAGCGGTTCTGAGGGATGCTAAAATAAAAGGCCTTGAGGAGAGAAAAACAGCCAAAGCCGGCCTTATTCTGGAAAAAGAGATAATGATAGACGGCGAAGTCCTCTGGCTCGCCCTCAAACAACAATAA